TCCGCAGCTCGGCCACCGCGCGTACATCTGACGATACGTCAGCAAGTCACGGCGTTCCGTCCCCTATCCGGACATTTCATCGCACAGTCATGTCCGTTCGGTGAAGATTCCGCGAACTTCCCGTGGCCGGTGTCCGGTATCGCCGCTTTGGTGCGGCTTCCGACCTTTGCCTGAGGCTGTCCCCGCCCCTAGCCTCCCGGCCATGGCCCCACCACTGATCACCGTCGTGCTGCCCGCTTACGACGAGCAAGGACAACTGAAGGAATGCCTCGACTCCCTGCTCGGGCAGTCCTTCCGCGAATTCGAGATCATCGTGGTGCAGACCCCGTCCGAGCACTGTCCCGAGCGGCTGGTCGAGGCGTACGAACTGCGTGACGCCCGGGTGCGGGTGCTGCGGCTGGACGCCGAGACCGGCATCGGGCGGGCCCGGATGGCCGGGGCCGCGCACGCCCGCGGGCAGTACCTGCTGTTCCTGGACGCCGACCACCTGCTGCCCGAGGACGCGTTCGAGGCGATGGACGCGCGGCTCACCGAGACCGGCGAGGTCGACGTGCTGCTGTTCGGCCACAACCGGGAGTACCGGGGCAAGGTCTGGCCGGGCAACGCGGCCGAACTGCTGGCCGCCGCCGGGCCCGCGGTGTTCTCCCCCGCCGAGCGCCCGGAGCTGTTCGGCGCCCCGCCGCTCGTCTGGGACCGGCTGATGCGCAGCGGGACCATCCCGGCCTTCCCGGACGGCTTCTACGAGGAGATCTCGGCGGTGCACCGCTCGTTGCTGGCCGCCACCCGGGTCGCGGTGCTGGACCGCGAGTGCGTCACCATCCGCCCCGGCACACCCTGCACCCGGCGGGCAGCGAGGGCGCCAGCCACTTCGACGTGTTCGACCGCTACGAGAGCACCTTCGAGCTGCTGGACGCCCAGCCCGTCGAGACCGAGCCGGTCGCCGCCGCGGTGCGCCCGCACCTGTTCACCAGGATGGTCCGGCACTACCTGTTCGTCTTCGACCTGCCCGGGTGCCTGACCCGCGCCGAGCGCCCGCAGTTCTTCCAGCGCGCCGCCGAGCACTACAAGCGCTTCCTGCCGACCGGGTACCGGCGCCCCGAGGGCGCGAGGGCATCAAGTTCTCACTGCTGGCCTCGAATTCGTACGCCACCTTCGAGGTCGCCAAGTTCTCCCGGCTCGCGGGCGGCGCCGCTGAACCGCCGCGCGCGGAGCGGACAGGCCGGAGCGGACCGAATCGGGCGCACGGGGGCGCGGAGGCCCGACGCCCTGACGCCCCGTCCGCTCCACCGCGCACCCCGTCGCGCCCCGTCGCCCGCCGTTTCCCGACGGGGCCCGGCACGTCCCGGCGCGTCCCACGCCGCGTCCTGACGCACCGTCGGACGGGTGCGGAGGGTAGAGTCCGTCCCCGCGGACAGTTGGCGTCCGCCCCTGCGCCCAGCTCACCGCGCCCAGTTCCGTGCAGGCACCACCGGACCGGAAGGCGAACTCCCCGATGTCCTCCTCCGTTTCCCCGTCAGCGGCCCCGACCCCGGACCCGTCGACCACCGACGCGTCCAGGACCGCCGGCGGGCCGACCCCGGAACCGTCCGGCCAACTGCCGCCCCAGCGGCAGCTGTCCGGCTGGACGCTGCTGCCGCTGGGAGCGCTGCTGCTGGTCGAGGCGTTCGCCTGCATGGCGGTGCTGATCAGCGTCTGGACGCCGCTCACCACGCTGACCGCCGAACACGCCCCGACCGGCGACCCGATGTCGTGGACGGTGCTCGGCCTCGGCCCCTGGCACCTGACCTCCAACACCGCGATGCTGCTGGCCGTGCTCGCCGCCAGCGGCCTGGGCAGCTTCGTGCACGCCGCCACCTCCTTCGCCACCTACGCCGGCAACCGGCAGCTGCTGCCCAGTTGGCTGCCCTGGTACCTGCTGCGCACCGCGATCGGCGGCGCGCTCGCCCTGCTGGTGTACTTCCTGCTGCGCGGCGGCCTGTTCGCCAACGGCACCGACGGCACCGCCACCAACCCCTACGGCTTCGCCGGGATCGCCGGGCTGTGCGGGCTGTTCTCCAAGCAGGCCACCGACAAGCTCCGCGAGGTGTTCGACACCGTCCTGACCACCAAGGACGGCGCGGGCGACGACGAACGCGACGACAAGATCCAGCCGGTGCCCCCGGCCGCCCCCGTCACGACCGCCACCGCTCCCGCCGCCACCGCCGCCGCGCCGGTGGCGGCCCCGCTGCCCCCACTGGCCGACCCGGCGCTGCCGGTGATCCCGCAGCAGCACACCACCTCACCGGAAAGCTCCTGACGGCAGGTCGAGTCGACGGCCCGTCCGGCCCGTCAGGGAGTGGTGACCGCCCGTCAACCCCGGTCCGCCGTCCGGGGCTTCGGGTCTCCGGTTCCTTCGGGGCCGCCGGGATCAGACGAAGGCGCCGATGCCGGTGGCGGCCCGGCCGACGATCAGGGTGTTGATCTCCCGGGTGCCCTCGTAGGAGTAGAGCGCCTCGGCGTCGGCGACGAAGCGGGCGATGCTGTAGTCCAGCACGATGCCGTTGCCCGCCAGGAGTTCGCGGCCCCAGCCGACGGTCTCCCGCATCCGGGTGGTGCAGTACGCCTTGGCCAGGGCGGAGTGCTCGTCCCGGAAGGTGCCGGCGTCCTCCAGCTGGGCCAGCCGCACCACCATCCCCAGGCAGGAGGTGGCGTTGCCGAGCATCCGCACCAGCAGGTCCTGGACCAGCTGGAAGCGGGCGATCGGGCCGCCGAACTGCTCGCGCCGACGGGTGTAGTCCAGCGCGATCCGGTAGGCGCCGAGCATCACCCCGACCGCCTCCCAGGCCACCCCGCTCCGGGTGCGCCGCAGCACGTCGGCGGTGTCGCGGAAGCCCTCCGCCCGCTGCAGGCGGTCGGCCTCGGGGACCCGGCAGTCGGTGAGCACCACGTCCGCGTTCTCCACGGTGCGCAGCGCCATCTTGTTCTCGATCCGGGTGGCGCTGAACCCCGGGTTGTCGCCCTGCACCACGAAGCCCAGGACGTGGTCGGTCTCCTCGTCCCTGGCCCAGACCACCACCAGGTCGGCGAAGGTGGCGTTGCCGATCCAGCGCTTGGCCCCGTTCAGCACCCAGGTGTCGCCCTCGCGCCGGGCGGTGGTGCGGAGCCCGGCGGCGACGTCGGAGCCGCCCTGCGGCTCGGTCAGCGCGAAGGCGCCGATCTGCTCCATCCGGGCCATCGCCGGGAGCCAGCGCTCGCGCTGCTCCGGGGAGCCGCAGCGGGCGATGCTGCCCATGGCCAGTCCGGAGTGGACGCCGTAGAAGGTGGCCATCGAGGCGTCCACCCGGGCCATCTCCAGCGCGATGAAGCCGTTCAGCAGGCTGCTGGCGGGCTTCTCCCGGTACGCGAGGCCGCAGATGTCGAGTTCGGCGTAGCGGGGGATCAGCTGGTGCGGGAACTCGGCCCGGCCCCACCACTCGTCGGCGTGCGGGGCGACCTCCCGTTCCAGGAAGTCGCGGACCCGCCGCACCACCTCGGCCTCCTCGGGGGCCAGCAGGTCCTCGAACCGGTACAGGTCCTCCGCCAGCACGGTGTCGGTCATGGTGTGCTCCTCGGTTCGGCGACGGGGCGGCGACGGTGCCGCCCCCGGGTGCGCCTACCCCTTGATCGCCCTTCGACGCCGCCCGTCCCCCGGTGCCCGTCCGGTTCCGGCCTTCCGGCCGGCGGCGGTCGGCGCGCCGGTCACCGACCGGGCCGGTCAGCGGTGGTCGAGGTGCGGGAAGACGAACTCGTCCAGCAGCAGGCCGAGGGCGACCGCGGCCGGACGGCGACCAGTGCGCCGACGATGCCCAGCAGCGCGCCGCCGACCAGGACGGCCACGATGGTGACGAAGGGGTGGACGTCGACGGCGAACTTCATCGTCCGCGGCATGATCAGGTAGTCCTCCAGCAGCCGGAAGCCGATGTAGAAACCGGCCGTGGCGAGGGCGACCGGCCAGGAGACCGCGAGCGCGACCAGGCTGACGACGATGCCGCCGATGGTGGAGCCGACGATCGGCACCAGGTCCATCAGGGCCACGAACACGCCGAGGGCGGCGGCGTACGGCACGCCGACCGCGGCGCACCACACGGCGGTGGCGAGGCCCGCGATCACCGAGGTGACCAGGTTGCCGAGCATGTAGCGCCCGGTGCGGGTGAGGATCTCCTCGGTGAGTTCGCGGGCCCGGGCGCGGCGGCTGCCCTGCACGAAGCGGTAGCAGAACTCCTTGATGTCGGGCATGCCCGCCATCAGGTACAGGGTCACGGTGGCGACCACGGTCACCGAGGTGACGGTGTCGAGCAGCAGCCGTCCGGCGCCCAGGACGCCACCCATCAGGCCGGGTCCGCCGCTGCCGCCGAGGGCGTTCTTGGCCTGCTCGGCGAGGTGGAAGCGGTCCTCGATCCGGCCGAGGACCGAGTGGTGGTCGTGCACCTGGTCCAGCCAGAGCGGGATGCGGCGGGCCAGCACGCCCGCCTCCTGGCCCACCGGAGGGACCACCAGCAGCAGGAAGCCCGTGGTCAGGAGCAGGAAGACGCCGAGCACGGCGGCCACCGCCCAGCCGCGCCGCAGCCGGCGCCGGCACAGCGCGGCGACGATCGGCTCCAGGCTGACCGCGAGGAAGGCGGACAGCAGCAGCAGCGTCAGGAACTCCTCCAGGCGCAGCAGTTGGCGGAAGAGGAACCAGCCGGTCAGTGCGCCGAGCGCCAGGCGCAGTCCGGTGGAGAACCCGGGCAGGCGGGCGAGCGAGGAGCGTCGTGCGGGCGCCTCGGAGGGCGGGGGTCGGCCACGGGGGCGGCCGGGGCCGCGTCGGGGGGCACGAGCAGTCGGCGGCGGATTCCGTCCGCCGCGCCGGTGGTGACGACGCGCAGTCCCGGTGGCATCTTCATCGTCGTGGGTCCGTTCCGCTCGCGGGCCTGTGCTGTGGGCACCGTCCGGTTGCCCCGTCGCAGCGAGTCGAAGCCCCCCGGAGGCGGCCGGTGCGCGGGCGGGACCGGCCGGAGCGGTGCCGAGGATGGGGTGGGGTGGGGACGCGGCGCGGCCCCGGGCACGCACCGGTGAGGGTGCCCGGTGCCCGGGGCCGTTCGGCCGGGTCGTGCTTCACCGGCCGCACCGCCGCGGCGGAGATGTGGGATCACGCCGGGGCGGAGTCGGTGTCCGTTGCGCGTGCGGCGCAGCGGTGGCTGGCGGGTCGTGCCCGACTGGTGGGCCGTGCCCGACTGGTCTGCCGCGCGCGACCGGTGGGTCGTGCGGCGGGGTGGTCCGGGTCCGACCGTTTCGGGCCGGACCGGGACCGGATCGCCGGGAGCCGCTCAGTCGCGGAAGGCGTCCTTGACGTTCTCCTTGGCCTGCTTGAGGTCGCCCTTGGCCTGGTCGGCCCGGCCCTCCGCCTCCAGGCGCTCGTTGCCGACGGCCTTGCCGACGTTCTTCTTGACGGCGCCCTTGAGCTTGTCGCCGGTGTTCTCGACCTTGTCGCCCATGCTCATCTCTGCCTCCTGGCTGCCGGTTTCACGCTGACGAACAACCGGGTGCCCCGTGCCGACCGGAAGATTCCCACGAATATTCGCGGTGGCCGGGGGCAGCAGAGGCCGCGACATCGAGATCCTGGAGGCTGTCGTGGTTCCCCTTCTGCTGGTCCTGCTCCTCGCTCTGCTGCTGTTCGGCGCCGGTTTCGCAGTGAAGATCCTGTGGCTGGTGGCCGTGATCGTCCTGGTGGTCTGGCTGGTCGGTTTCGTGGCCCGCGGCGCCCACCCCTCCGGCGGTCGCCACCGCTGGTACCGCTGGTAGGACGCACCCGTCATGCCACTGGCCGCTTGGGCCGCCCCGGACGTCCGGGGCGGCCCAAGCGGCCAGTGGCATGAACCGGCGCCGCCGGTCCGTCCTGCTGCCCCGACCTACTCCCCGGCCTACTCCTCCGGCTCCCAGGCCCGGAGCAGGTCGAGCAGCCCGGCGTCCCCGTCGACCCGCAGGGACCCGGCCGGGATGCGGTCGTACAGGTAGAGGACCAGCTCGCCGGCCGTGCCGTGGACGGAGACGCCGGCCGGGTCCGAGCCCGCACCGGCCGCGGCGGCGGGCGCGGGGAGGCGGGCGGAGCGGGCGCCGTCGCCGTCGACCGTGAGGCGCCAGGAGCGGCCCTCGGTGGCGTGGAAGTCGAAGGTGGCGGGCTCGTGCGGCCAGGCGCTGGGCGACGCGACGCAGGTGAACAGGAACTCCTCGACGCCGTCGAGGGCGAGCTCGGCCGGCAGCGGCTGCGGGGCGCCCCCGGCGAGTTGGGCGTCGTAGGCGTGCACCGCGCTCTCCTGGACCCGGTGCCGGGCGACTCCGCCGGAGGTCCGCGGCGTCTGCAGCGCGCTCCACCACGCCCAGCAGCCCGCGTCCGGGCCCGCCTCGCGCAGGACGCCCAGCAGGAGCTGCGTCGACGCGGCCAGCCAGGCCAGCAGGGCCTCGCGCTCCCGCGGCACTTCCAGCGCAGCGCGCGCGGCGACGGCTTCGGCCGGGGGGCCGTCGGCGGGCCCCGCGCCGACGATGGCGGCCCAGAAGCGGTCTCCCCCGCCCAGGTGCTTCGCCAGGTCGAACAGCGTCCACTCCGGGCAGGTCGGCACCTGCGCGTCGAGGCTGGGCGCGGCGGCGACCGCGGCGCGGAAGGCGGTCGACCGTTCGTCGATCAGTCCCAGCAGGTCCGGGAATTCAAGATTCTTTTCCACGCCGGATGTCTACCACCGTGCTGCGCCGACCGGACAGCGATTTTCCCGCCCACCGCCGGCGGGTGCTCCGGCCTCGCCGCGTGGCCGAGGGGCACCGGAACGGCCGGTCGGTCCGCCGGGGTGCCGGGGCGGCCGGTCGGTCCGCCGAGGTGCCGGGTCAGTCCGTCGGGGCGAACGCCGGGCGTCGGGCGAGGGCGACCCGGACCAGGGCGATCAGGACCGGGACTTCGATCAGCGGGCCGACCACACCGGCCAGGGCCTGGCCGGAGGTGACGCCGAAGGTCCCGATGGCGACGGCGATGGCGAGTTCGAAGTTGTTGCCGGCGGCGGTGAACGCGAGGGTGGCGGTGCGGTCGTAGTTCAGGCCGAGTCCCTTGCCGAGGGCGAAGGTGCCGAACCACATGAGCGCGAAGTAGGCCAGCAGCGGCAGCGCGATCCGGGCGACGTCCAGCGGCTGCGAGGTGACGGCCCGCCCCTGGAGGGCGAACAGGACCACGATCGTGAACAGCAGGCCGTACAGGGCCCAGGGGCCGATCTTCGGGAGCAGGTTGCTCTCGTAGCGTTCGCGGCCGAGCTTCCTCTCGCCGATGCGGCGGGTGAGGAACCCGGCGATCAGCGGGACGCCGAGGAAGACGACGACGTTGAGCGCGATCCTCCCCATCGAGACGTCGAGGTGCTCGCCCTCGCCCAGGCCGAGCCAACCGGGCAGCAGGTCGAGGTAGAACCAGCCCAGTACGCCGAACATGACGACCTGGAAGACGCTGTTGAGCGCGACCAGGACGGCGGCGGCCTCGCGGTCGCCGCGGGCGAGGTCGTTCCAGATGATCACCATCGCGATGCAGCGGGCCAGCCCGACCACGATCAGCCCGGTGCGGTACTCGGGCAGGTCGGGCAGCAGGGCCCAGGCGAGGGCGAACATCACGGCGGGCCCGACGACCCAGTTGACGACCAGCGAGGATGCCATCAGGCGGCGGTCGCCGGTGACGGTGTCGAGCCGGTCGTAGCGGACCTTCGCCAGCACCGGGTACATCATCACCAGCAGCCCCAGCCCGATGGGCAGCGAGATCCCGCCGACCGCCACCTGCGCCAGGGGGTCGTTCAGCCCGGGGACCAGCCGCCCCAGCCCGAGGCCGACGGCCATCGCGCCGAGAATCCACACCGCGAGCCAGCGGTCGACGAACGACAGCCTCCCGGCGACGGACGCCGCCCCGGCGGTTGCGGTGTCCGGGGCGGGCGCGGTGCGGACCATCAGCAGGACCTCTTCACGTCGCCGTGGGCGCGCGCGGTGGCGGCCAGGTCGGCGAACCGCGCGGACAGCGACTCCAGCACCTCCGGCCGCAGCCGGTAGTACGTGAACCGCCCGCACGGCTCGGTGTCCACCACGCCCGCGTCCCGCAGCACCTTGAGGTGGTTGGAGAGGTTGGTCTGGCGGGCACCGGTCTCCGCCACCAGGTGCGTGGTGCACAGGGTCTCGCGGGCCAGCAGGGTCACGATCTGCAGCCTGAGCGGGTCGGACAGCACCCGCAACAGGTCAGTGTCGACTGACATCACCATGCGCTGATACTTTCACATCAGCGGCTGCTGATGCGACCGCCCCGCCCCTTTCCGCCCCGCCCACCCCTTTCCGCTCCGCCCGCCCCTTTCCGTCCCGCCCTCCCCCGTCCGCGAAGGAACGCCCCCGATGTCCGAAGCCGCCGCCCGGCCCGCCGCCGCCCCGCCCGTCTCCGTGCTGTTCGTCTGCGTCCACAACGCCGGCCGCTCCCAGATGGCCGCCGGCTTCCTCACCCACCTCGCCGGGGACCGCGTCGAGGTCCGCTCCGCGGGCTCCGCGCCCGGCCACCAGGTCAACCCGGCCGCCGTCGCCGCGATGGCCGAGGTCGGCATCGACCTCTCCGACCGACGGCCGAAGCTCCTCACCACCGCGGCCGTCCGGTCCTCCGACTACGTCATCACCATGGGCTGCGGCGACGCCTGCCCGTTCTTCCCCGGCAAGCACTACCGCGACTGGCCCCTCGCCGACCCGGCCGGGCGGGGCATCGAGGCCGTCCGCCCGATCCGCGACGCGATCCGCGCCCGCGTCGAGGAGCTGATCGCCGAGATCGATTCCTCCCGGCGCCCCGGCCGAGGCACCGGGTGATCGAGCGCACCGCGGCCCGGCCCGGTGCCTTCCGCCGACTGCCGCGCCGCCACGAACGCGAGGCCGACCACTTCGCCGCTCTCACCCCGCATCGCCGCAGCCCTGATCCGCACCCGACGACTCCCCGGACAGGATGCCTTCACGGGCGATGTCCCGTAGGCCGGTGGCGCTTCGCACCACTCGTGCCGTCCTGTCCGGGGCGGTCGCCGGACGGGGTGCTTCAGGCCGTCGGTTGCGACGCGGTGTCGGCGGAGGCGGGTGGCGCCGCCGCGGGCTGGCGGGTGAGCCAGCCGGTGGTGCGCAGGTGGGTGAGGGCCCAGTAGTGGGCGGGGTAGATGACCAGCAGCATCAGGGCGGTGAGGACGGGCAGCAGGAGTGGTGTCAGGAGCCGCTGGTGGGGGCGCAGTCCGGGGCGCAGCAGGGCGTAGACGAGGAGTTCTGCGGCGGCGCAGATGCCGAACGCGGCGAGTGCGGTGCCCGGGTCGGTGCCGTGGACGGCGCGGGTGGCGGCGGCGACGAGGGTGGCGCAGACCAGGGGGAGCAGGGTCAGGCGGCACAGCTGTACGACGCGCATGGCTGCTGCGGGGGCGGGGAGGTGGACGAGTTCCCAGGACATCGAGCGCCAGGAGGAGGCGCCCCAGCGGCGGCGTTGGCGGAAGGTGCCGCGGACGGTGGCGGGCATGGCGGTGTCGACGTAGGCGTCGGGGACGCTGACGGTGCGGCCGCGCAGCAGGGCGTACTCGCACAGGCGGCGGTCGTCGCCGACGGTGCCGGAGGTCAGGTAGTCCTCCAGGTTGTCGGTGATCACCGGTGTCCGGTAGAGGGACATGGCGCCGGAGGTGGGGTTGACGATGCCCAGGCGGGAGGGCAGGGCGCGGACGACGAGGGAGGTGAGGAAGAGGTTGACGTCGACGGCGCGGGTGAGCAGGTTCTCGTCCCGGTTGGCGGCCAGGATGGTGCCGGTGGCGGCCTGGACGCGGGGATCGCGCATCGCGTCGAGCAGGCGGGCGAGCGCGCCGGGGGCGAGGACGGAGTCGGAGTCGACGGTGAGGACGAAGTCGTGGCCGGCGGCCAGGTCGGTGGCGCGCAGCGCTGCGGCCTGGGCGTGGCGCTTGCCGCGGTTGGGGGTGCGCAGCCAGGTCACGTCGGGGTGGTCGAAGCCGGTGAGGGGGACGGTGGAGCCGTCGTCGACCACCACGACGCGGACGGTGCCGGGGTGCTCCTGGGCCAGGATCGAGCGGACGGCGGCGTGCACGGCGGCGTCCTGCTCCTGGTAGGAGGGGATGACCGCGAGCACGGCGGCGGCGGGCGCCGGTTCGTCCGGGCGGCGGCGCGCCGGGGGCAGCGCCAGGGCCATGCACACGCAGGCCAGGGCCGTCATGGCGAGGGTGTAGAGGTTGAAGAAGCCGGCGTGCCCTAGGTGGGGGAGCCGACGGTGGGACAGGCCCGTCCACAGGACGGTCGCCGCCAGGACGCAGCCGACCGCGGCCGCCCGCAGGCGCGGGCGCTCAGCTGCCATCGCGGCGAGCCGACCGGCCGGCCAGGCGCACCAGCAGACAACCGGCCACCACCAGGGAGACCACGACGGCGGCGAGCGTCCCCAGCGCCCAGTTCACACCGAACAGCATGATCCCGGCACCGGTGGCCGCGAGTGACTGGTTGCCGTACATGCGCATCTCCTCGAACGCTCGGGAACCGGCGGACCGGCAGGGCCCGGCCCGCAGCGGCACCGCGGCACCTGCGAAGACGGCGCCGCCCGGCAGAACCTAACCGCCGACCACGGCGGTGCGCCCCCGCAACGCGGGGCGGCTACGCCGTTCGGCCGCGCCCGTCCCCCGATCGTCACGTGAGCGGCTTGCGCGTCCACATGACGCGTCCACATGAGAGGTCTTCCGAGCCCCCGCCAACCGCCGCCGGGCCTGCCGCCGCCGCCCGGGCGCGGCCCCGCCTGGGATGATCGGGGGCATGGCCTCCGATCTCGCCCGCGCCCTCGCCGCCGCCGTCCGCGGCGAGGTCCGTTTCGACACCGCCGAGCGCGCCGTGTACGGGCAGGACGCGTCGAACTACCGGCAGGTGCCGCGCGGGGTGGTGAAGCCCGTCGACCGGGCGGACGTGCGGGCGGCGCTGCGGGTGTGCCGGGAGCACGGGGTGCCGGTGGTGGCGCGCGGGTCGGGGACGAGCATCGGCGGGCAGGCGATCGGGCCGGGCGCGGTGGTGCTGGACTTCCGGCGGCACTTCGGGCGGGTGCTGGAGGTCGATCCGGAGCGGCGCACGGCCCGGGTCGAGCCGGGCACGGTGCTGGACGAACTCCAGCGCGCCGCCCGGCCGTTCGGGCTGCGCTTCGGACCGGACCCGTCCACCCACAGCCGGTGCACGCTCGGCGGGATGATCGGCAACGACGCCTGCGGCTCGCACTCCCTCGCCTGGGGCCGCACCTCCGACAACCTGCACGGCCTGGACCTGCTGCTGGCCGACGGCACCGAACTGTCCGTCACCGGCCCGCTGCCGCCGGCCGAACGGGCCGCGCTCGCCGCCGCCCCGGGCCGGGTCGGCCGGCTGCACCGGGAGTTGCAGGCGCTGGCGGCGGACAACCTGGGGCTGCTGCGCCGGGCGATGCCGGTGCTGCCCCGGCGCGGTTCGGGCTACCCGCTGGACGCGCTGCTGCCCGAGCGCGGCTACGACCTGGTCCGGGCGGTCGCCGGCACCGAGGGGACGTGCGCGCTGTTGCTGGGCGCGACGGTGCGGCTGGTGCCCGAGCCGGCCGCCCGGGCGCTGGTGGTGGCGGGCTACCCGGACGAGACGGCGGCGGCCGACGCGGTCCCCGGGCTGCTCCCGCTGGCGCCGCTGACCTGCGAGGGGATGGCGGCGGACCTGGTGGCCGCGCTGCTGGCGTCCGGTCCGCGCCCGCCGGTGCTGGACCGGCTGCCGGACGGCGCGTGCTGGCTGTTCCTGGAGACCGGGGGCGCGACGCCCGCCGAAGCCGCCGACCGGGCCCGGCAGTTGGCGGACGCGGTGCGGCGGGAGCGGTCCGCGGCGGCCGTGCTGGTGACCGACCCGGGCGAGCAGCGGGCGCTGTGGGCGATCCGCGAGGCCGGGGCGGGCATCGTCACCCGGCTGCCGCCGGGACCGGACGGGTGGCCGGGCGGCGCGGCCTGGCCGGGCTGGGAGGACTCCGCCGTCCCGGTCGAGCAACTGGGCTCGTACCTGCGGCAGTTGCGCACCCTGCTGAAGCGGCACGGGCTGCGCGGGGTGCCGTACGGGCACTTCGGGGAGGGTTGCGTGCACCTGCGGTTGGACTTCCCGCTGCGCGAACGGCCGGAGGAGTTCCGGGAGTTCATGGCGGAGGCGGCGGATCTGGTGGTGGCGCACGGGGGT
This is a stretch of genomic DNA from Kitasatospora fiedleri. It encodes these proteins:
- a CDS encoding glycosyltransferase family 2 protein — translated: MAPPLITVVLPAYDEQGQLKECLDSLLGQSFREFEIIVVQTPSEHCPERLVEAYELRDARVRVLRLDAETGIGRARMAGAAHARGQYLLFLDADHLLPEDAFEAMDARLTETGEVDVLLFGHNREYRGKVWPGNAAELLAAAGPAVFSPAERPELFGAPPLVWDRLMRSGTIPAFPDGFYEEISAVHRSLLAATRVAVLDRECVTIRPGTPCTRRAARAPATSTCSTATRAPSSCWTPSPSRPSRSPPRCARTCSPGWSGTTCSSSTCPGA
- a CDS encoding acyl-CoA dehydrogenase family protein, whose amino-acid sequence is MTDTVLAEDLYRFEDLLAPEEAEVVRRVRDFLEREVAPHADEWWGRAEFPHQLIPRYAELDICGLAYREKPASSLLNGFIALEMARVDASMATFYGVHSGLAMGSIARCGSPEQRERWLPAMARMEQIGAFALTEPQGGSDVAAGLRTTARREGDTWVLNGAKRWIGNATFADLVVVWARDEETDHVLGFVVQGDNPGFSATRIENKMALRTVENADVVLTDCRVPEADRLQRAEGFRDTADVLRRTRSGVAWEAVGVMLGAYRIALDYTRRREQFGGPIARFQLVQDLLVRMLGNATSCLGMVVRLAQLEDAGTFRDEHSALAKAYCTTRMRETVGWGRELLAGNGIVLDYSIARFVADAEALYSYEGTREINTLIVGRAATGIGAFV
- a CDS encoding AI-2E family transporter, which translates into the protein MRARGRAASPPHPILGTAPAGPARAPAASGGLRLAATGQPDGAHSTGPRAERTHDDEDATGTARRHHRRGGRNPPPTARAPRRGPGRPRGRPPPSEAPARRSSLARLPGFSTGLRLALGALTGWFLFRQLLRLEEFLTLLLLSAFLAVSLEPIVAALCRRRLRRGWAVAAVLGVFLLLTTGFLLLVVPPVGQEAGVLARRIPLWLDQVHDHHSVLGRIEDRFHLAEQAKNALGGSGGPGLMGGVLGAGRLLLDTVTSVTVVATVTLYLMAGMPDIKEFCYRFVQGSRRARARELTEEILTRTGRYMLGNLVTSVIAGLATAVWCAAVGVPYAAALGVFVALMDLVPIVGSTIGGIVVSLVALAVSWPVALATAGFYIGFRLLEDYLIMPRTMKFAVDVHPFVTIVAVLVGGALLGIVGALVAVRPRSPSACCWTSSSSRTSTTADRPGR
- a CDS encoding CsbD family protein, with protein sequence MSMGDKVENTGDKLKGAVKKNVGKAVGNERLEAEGRADQAKGDLKQAKENVKDAFRD
- a CDS encoding hydrophobic protein, translated to MVPLLLVLLLALLLFGAGFAVKILWLVAVIVLVVWLVGFVARGAHPSGGRHRWYRW
- a CDS encoding maleylpyruvate isomerase N-terminal domain-containing protein, whose amino-acid sequence is MEKNLEFPDLLGLIDERSTAFRAAVAAAPSLDAQVPTCPEWTLFDLAKHLGGGDRFWAAIVGAGPADGPPAEAVAARAALEVPREREALLAWLAASTQLLLGVLREAGPDAGCWAWWSALQTPRTSGGVARHRVQESAVHAYDAQLAGGAPQPLPAELALDGVEEFLFTCVASPSAWPHEPATFDFHATEGRSWRLTVDGDGARSARLPAPAAAAGAGSDPAGVSVHGTAGELVLYLYDRIPAGSLRVDGDAGLLDLLRAWEPEE
- the arsB gene encoding ACR3 family arsenite efflux transporter — encoded protein: MVRTAPAPDTATAGAASVAGRLSFVDRWLAVWILGAMAVGLGLGRLVPGLNDPLAQVAVGGISLPIGLGLLVMMYPVLAKVRYDRLDTVTGDRRLMASSLVVNWVVGPAVMFALAWALLPDLPEYRTGLIVVGLARCIAMVIIWNDLARGDREAAAVLVALNSVFQVVMFGVLGWFYLDLLPGWLGLGEGEHLDVSMGRIALNVVVFLGVPLIAGFLTRRIGERKLGRERYESNLLPKIGPWALYGLLFTIVVLFALQGRAVTSQPLDVARIALPLLAYFALMWFGTFALGKGLGLNYDRTATLAFTAAGNNFELAIAVAIGTFGVTSGQALAGVVGPLIEVPVLIALVRVALARRPAFAPTD
- a CDS encoding ArsR/SmtB family transcription factor, whose amino-acid sequence is MVMSVDTDLLRVLSDPLRLQIVTLLARETLCTTHLVAETGARQTNLSNHLKVLRDAGVVDTEPCGRFTYYRLRPEVLESLSARFADLAATARAHGDVKRSC
- a CDS encoding arsenate reductase ArsC, translating into MSEAAARPAAAPPVSVLFVCVHNAGRSQMAAGFLTHLAGDRVEVRSAGSAPGHQVNPAAVAAMAEVGIDLSDRRPKLLTTAAVRSSDYVITMGCGDACPFFPGKHYRDWPLADPAGRGIEAVRPIRDAIRARVEELIAEIDSSRRPGRGTG
- a CDS encoding glycosyltransferase family 2 protein codes for the protein MAAERPRLRAAAVGCVLAATVLWTGLSHRRLPHLGHAGFFNLYTLAMTALACVCMALALPPARRRPDEPAPAAAVLAVIPSYQEQDAAVHAAVRSILAQEHPGTVRVVVVDDGSTVPLTGFDHPDVTWLRTPNRGKRHAQAAALRATDLAAGHDFVLTVDSDSVLAPGALARLLDAMRDPRVQAATGTILAANRDENLLTRAVDVNLFLTSLVVRALPSRLGIVNPTSGAMSLYRTPVITDNLEDYLTSGTVGDDRRLCEYALLRGRTVSVPDAYVDTAMPATVRGTFRQRRRWGASSWRSMSWELVHLPAPAAAMRVVQLCRLTLLPLVCATLVAAATRAVHGTDPGTALAAFGICAAAELLVYALLRPGLRPHQRLLTPLLLPVLTALMLLVIYPAHYWALTHLRTTGWLTRQPAAAPPASADTASQPTA